The genomic window AGAACTTTTAACTGTCGAGTACTATATAAAAGAAGGAGTAGAACGCACAAAAGGAAATGTTGATGCAGAGTTAGTTTTGTATGCGATGATTGAATATCCGAACTACGACAAAGCAATTATTGTCTCTGGTGATGGTGATTTCCATTGTTTGATTGAGTACTTAGAGAAGAAAGGAAAACTCTTGCATCTCCTTATTCCAAATCCTAAAAAGTATTCAGCTCTTTTGAGGAAATTTCACAAGTATTTTATTTACATTAATCAATTGGAGAAAAAATTGGGTAAAAAAAAGAGAGGGAGTAACCTTCGGACGGAACCTTAGGTGTGCCCTCTCATCGTGATGACAAAATAATAACATATTATTGACAAATTATTGACAAAATCTAACAAATTATCGACAAAATCTAAAAATATTTTGTAAATTCTTTTCAACGCTAAGGAGAGGTTTTGGATAGAGACTCAGCAAAAAGGTTGATTCAAAGCACTCTTGAAAGTTCTTTCAACAAGAAGCGTTTTGTCAGCCTAGTCAAAAACATTTTAAACAAATATGATGAGGCGCACTTGATTTACCGGGGCAACCTGATCTTCGATGATTTTACCGGCTCGATAAGCAGCTTGGAGCGGATCGGTAAATATAAGGGTCCAGACGACAAGCTTCTCGATATCCTCATCATCCGCCTTGGAAAAGAGACATCGCTTGAGCGGGCCAGGACTCGGCAGCGGAACTACGCGGCCAAGTACCTCAAAAGCCGGGGCGGCGTGCTCAAAGACGGCGCGCTGGTGGCTTTTGTGGCTCCCGATGGTAAAGACTGGCGCCTCTCTCTTATCAAGATGGAATATAAATTCAACGAAGAGCGCAAAGTCCAAGAGGAGTTCACCCCCGCTCGCCGCTATTCCTTCTTGGTTGGCGTACACGAGAACAGCCACACCGCCCAGAGCCGTCTTCTGCCTCTGCTTCTAAATGATGAAACCCAGCCCACCTTGGTAGACCTGGAAAATACCTGGGGCATCGAGAGGGTTACCAAGGAATTCTTCGAGAAATATCGAGATCTCTTCTACCTGCTCGATGAGAGCCTGGCGGCGATCTTGGCCGCCTCTCCAGTCATCGCCAAGGATTTTGAAGGCAAAGCTATCGACGGGGCCGATTTTGCCAAAAAACTCCTCGGCCAGATAGTCTTTCTCTATTTCTTGCAGAAGAAGGGCTGGTTCGGCGTAAAAAAAGATGAGCCTTGGGGCAGCGGCTCCAAAAGTTTCTTGCGCGAGCTCTTTGAAGGAAAGCACGGCAGCTACGACAATTTTTTCAATGATATTTTAGAGCCCCTCTTCTATGAGGCCCTGCGCCTCGAGCGCACGGATGATTATTACAGCCGCTTCGACTCACGCATCCCCTTTCTAAATGGCGGTCTCTTCGATCCGATAGGCGGCTACGATTGGGTTAATGACGATATCCTCTTGCCGAGCGAAATCTTTTCCAACGATAAGAGGACAAAAGAGGGCGATATCGGAACCGGCATCTTGGATATCTTCGACCGCTACAATTTCACCGTCAAAGAGGACGAACCGCTCGAAAAAGAGGTGGCTGTAGATCCCGAGATGCTTGGCAAGGTCTTTGAGAACCTTCTGGAGGTAAAAGACCGCAAATCGAAAGGTACCTACTATACCCCCCGCGAGATAGTCCACTACATGTGCGAAGAGAGCTTAGTCAATTACTTGGCGGGCGAGCTTGAGGGCGAGGTGAGCAAAGAAGAGATTGAGACGCTCATCAAATATGGCGAAACGGCTGTCGAGCATGACAGCCGGGTGGCAAGCGCGGGGCGCGAAACGAAAGCGTACGCTTTTAAGCTGCCGGAAACCATCCGCAATAATGCCGAGCTCATCGATGAAAAGCTGGCCTCAGCGCGCATCTGCGATCCGGCCGTCGGCTCGGGCGCCTTTATCGTGGGGATGATGAATGAGATTGTCAGGGCCAGAGGCGCTCTCAACGCTTACATTGCCCTGGGCGGCGGGCGTGCGCCTTATCACTTTAAACGCCATGCTATAGAGAACTCTCTTTACGGGGTGGATATCGACCAGGGGGCGGTAGAGATCGCCAAGCTTAGGCTGTGGCTCTCCCTTGTGGTCGATGAAGAGACGCGGGGGACGGTTGCGCCCCTGCCTAACTTGGATTACAAAATAACCCGCGGTAATTCTCTCCTTGGCGTTGAAAAGAATCTTTTCAATCATGCTCTATTTACTGAACTCGAAAGATTGAAACCTCTCTACTTCAACGAGACAGGTGCTGGTAAAAAGCAGGAATACACGAAAGAGATTGACGAGCTCATCAGTCAAATCACCGATGGCCATAAGGATTTCGATTTCGAGGTCTACTTCTCCGAAGTCTTTCACGAAAAAGGCGGCTTCGATGTCGCTATCGGCAATCCGCCGTATGTGCAGCTTCAGAAGCTTAAAGGCAATCCACTTCAGCAGGCTTACAAAAATGGGAGATACCAGGTCTATGACTCCAATGGCGATATCTACTGCCTCTTTTACGAGAAGGGGATGAACATCCTCAACGCGGGGGGCCACCTCTGCTATATCACCAGTAATAAGTGGATGCGGGCGGCTTACGGCGAGAAACTCAGAAGATATTTTCTTGAAGCTAACCCCAAAATCCTGATCGACCTTGGCCCGGCCGTCTTTGAGAGTGCCACGGTCGATACCAACATCCTCATCATCCAGAAAGTGCCTAATGAGCGGGGTCTTTTGGGAGTCACCCTGGGCCGGGCCGAAAATATTTCAGAATTCATCCGGGCCAACGGGGTTTTGCTGACCAATCTTGATAAGGGGGCCTGGTTTATCGGCTCAGTCGCCCAGCAGAGGCTAAAGGAGAAGATAGAGAGACTGGGCAGACCGCTCAAGGACTGGGATGTCAATATCAATTATGGTATTAAGACTGGACTGAACGAAGCCTTCATCATCGACACGGCCACCAAGGAGCGTCTCTGCAAGGAAGACCCAAAAAGCGCCGAAATCTTAAAACCGATCCTGCGCGGTCGTGATATCAAGAGGTATGGTTATGACTGGGCCGGATTGTGGATTATTGCAACATTTCCCGTCTTAAAGTTGGATATTGACGATTATCCCGCAATTAAAAAGTATTTATTGGATTTTGGAAAGGACCGCTTAAAGCAAGAAGGGAACAAGCTGCCAGATGGCTCGACCTCTCGCAAAAAAACCGGTAATAAATGGTTCGAAACGCAAGACCAGATTGCCTACTACCCCGAATTTGAGAAGGAGAAGGTGGTGTGGATTGAACTGGTGGATGATGGCAGGTTCTCTTACGTCGAGCCCAATATATTTGTTGAAGCTACAACTTTTTTGATGACCTTTACGAACCCGAAATATTTAGTAGGTATTTTAAATTCCAAAGCTATTAACTGGTTCTTTGATACCATTTGCGCCTCCTCAGGTGTTAGCACCAACAGATGGAAAAAGATCTATGTTGAGCTGCTTCCCATTCCGCCCATCACCCCATTTAACAAAGACTTGGTTGAGCAGATAGAAGCCCTCGTCAACCAAATCCTCGCTGCCAAAAAGAAAGACCCAAGTGCCGACACCTCCCACATTGAAAAGAAAATCGACCAGTTGGTTTACAAGCTCTACGACCTCACCCCAGAGGAAATAGCAATCGTGGAGGGGAAAAATGAATCCAAAAAATGAAGAAAAAACGGATGGCATTGACGAACCTTTAACGTGTTCACCTCCCACCACCACTCCAAACTAACTACTCCGAGCTTCCTTCCCTGTGCTAAAATTATCCCAAAAGCCAGTCCAAAGGAGCGAAAGCCTTGTCCACCGATGAGCGCATAAAGAGCGATTTTGTCGACGATCTCTTCGAAGCTATACTCCTTTTGAAGGATGTTGAAGAGTGCTACCGCTTCTTTGAAGATGTCTGCACGGTCGGGGAGATTAAGTCGATCGCTCAGAGATTTGCTGTTGCCAAGAAACTGGATAGTGGCGAGATCTACAGCGATATCGCAAAAGAGACGGGGGCCAGCACGGCCACCATCAGCCGGGTCAAGCGCTGTCTGAACTACGGGGCCGACGGCTACAAGTTACTCATCGAGAGATTAAATAAGAAGCGGGGCTAAGAATTTCGCTTCTTTCTAAGAATAAACGGCTGAGTGGCCGCCGGAGGAATACTTAATGCATGACTTTGTCCATCTACATACCCACTCTGAGTACTCTCTTCTTGACGGGGCCGCAAGGATCGTCGATCTGGTGGAGGGAGCAAAGAAGCTCGGCATGAAGGCCCTGGCCCTGACGGATCACGGCGTAATGTATGGGGCGATCGAATTCTACGAAAAGGCTTTGGAGGCCGGGATAAAGCCAATAATCGGCTGCGAACTCTACCTAGCCCCAAGGAGCAGGTTCGATAAGACCTTCAAGAAGGATGACAACTCCTACCATCTGGTCCTTTTGGCTGAGAACAATCAGGGCTATACCAACTTGATGAAGCTGGTCTCGGCTGGCTTTCTAGAAGGCTTCTATTACAAACCCAGAATAGATAAGGAGATACTCGCCGCCCACAAGGACGGCCTCATTGCCCTCTCTGCTTGCA from Actinomycetota bacterium includes these protein-coding regions:
- a CDS encoding NYN domain-containing protein, which gives rise to ELLTVEYYIKEGVERTKGNVDAELVLYAMIEYPNYDKAIIVSGDGDFHCLIEYLEKKGKLLHLLIPNPKKYSALLRKFHKYFIYINQLEKKLGKKKRGSNLRTEP
- a CDS encoding TaqI-like C-terminal specificity domain-containing protein — its product is MDRDSAKRLIQSTLESSFNKKRFVSLVKNILNKYDEAHLIYRGNLIFDDFTGSISSLERIGKYKGPDDKLLDILIIRLGKETSLERARTRQRNYAAKYLKSRGGVLKDGALVAFVAPDGKDWRLSLIKMEYKFNEERKVQEEFTPARRYSFLVGVHENSHTAQSRLLPLLLNDETQPTLVDLENTWGIERVTKEFFEKYRDLFYLLDESLAAILAASPVIAKDFEGKAIDGADFAKKLLGQIVFLYFLQKKGWFGVKKDEPWGSGSKSFLRELFEGKHGSYDNFFNDILEPLFYEALRLERTDDYYSRFDSRIPFLNGGLFDPIGGYDWVNDDILLPSEIFSNDKRTKEGDIGTGILDIFDRYNFTVKEDEPLEKEVAVDPEMLGKVFENLLEVKDRKSKGTYYTPREIVHYMCEESLVNYLAGELEGEVSKEEIETLIKYGETAVEHDSRVASAGRETKAYAFKLPETIRNNAELIDEKLASARICDPAVGSGAFIVGMMNEIVRARGALNAYIALGGGRAPYHFKRHAIENSLYGVDIDQGAVEIAKLRLWLSLVVDEETRGTVAPLPNLDYKITRGNSLLGVEKNLFNHALFTELERLKPLYFNETGAGKKQEYTKEIDELISQITDGHKDFDFEVYFSEVFHEKGGFDVAIGNPPYVQLQKLKGNPLQQAYKNGRYQVYDSNGDIYCLFYEKGMNILNAGGHLCYITSNKWMRAAYGEKLRRYFLEANPKILIDLGPAVFESATVDTNILIIQKVPNERGLLGVTLGRAENISEFIRANGVLLTNLDKGAWFIGSVAQQRLKEKIERLGRPLKDWDVNINYGIKTGLNEAFIIDTATKERLCKEDPKSAEILKPILRGRDIKRYGYDWAGLWIIATFPVLKLDIDDYPAIKKYLLDFGKDRLKQEGNKLPDGSTSRKKTGNKWFETQDQIAYYPEFEKEKVVWIELVDDGRFSYVEPNIFVEATTFLMTFTNPKYLVGILNSKAINWFFDTICASSGVSTNRWKKIYVELLPIPPITPFNKDLVEQIEALVNQILAAKKKDPSADTSHIEKKIDQLVYKLYDLTPEEIAIVEGKNESKK
- a CDS encoding YerC/YecD family TrpR-related protein, which encodes MSTDERIKSDFVDDLFEAILLLKDVEECYRFFEDVCTVGEIKSIAQRFAVAKKLDSGEIYSDIAKETGASTATISRVKRCLNYGADGYKLLIERLNKKRG